The genomic stretch TCGTCGGCGTCGTCAGCGGCGGGCGCCGGGCGACGACGGACGAGCAGCAGGACCGCGACGACGGCGGCCACGACGACGAGCCCGCCGGCACCGATCCACAGTGCGTCGGACGTCGTCGACGCCGAGGTGCCGGACTCCGTGCCCGTCGTGCTCGCCGCGGCGGTCGAACCGTTGCCCGCGGTGGCACAGGTCGGCGGCTTGGTGGTGCCGGTGGCGGGGGTGAAGCCCGCCGGGGCCTTCCACGTGAAGTCGTACGAGTCCGAGACGGTGTGCCCGTCGGCCGAGATGATCTGCCACTCGGCCTGGTACTTGCCGGACTTGCCGAGCGCGGCCGCGGTGGACATCGTCGGGCCCTCGACGTCGACGCAGCCGTTCTCGAAGTACCGGCCGTCCGGACCCACGATGCGGAACGCGAACCCGGAGTCGGTGTCGCCGATGTCGAGCAGGCGGTCGTTCGTGGTGATCGCGAACGTCTTGGGCAGTTCGGTCAGCGTGCTGTTCGACGCCGGGGTGGCCGCGATGACGTAGTTGTGCGCGCTGGCCGGGGCCGCGAGGCCGAGCACCGCACCACCCACGAGCGCGAGGGCGGCGAGCGTCCGGGCACCGAGCCTCCCGGCCCGGACCCGGCGGCGCACCGCCGGACGCGTGCCCGGCCGCTCGCCCGTCGTCACTTGCTGGTGCCGCGTCGGCGCGTGGCGGCGACCGAGACGACCAGCGCGACGGCGCCCAGGAGCAGACCGCCGAGGCCGAGGAAGCGGCCGACCAGGTCCGGGTCCGCCGGGACGGAGGTGGACGAGCTGGAGGCCGTGGTCGCGGTGGCCTCGTCGGACTCGGTCGACGCGGTGGTGCCGTGCTCGTCGTCGCCTGCGGCCGCGGCGGTCAGCGTGATGGTCGGCGCAGGGTGCTCCGGCTCGGCCTGCCCGGCCTTGGTGGCCTGGTCCCACTCGGTGGAGCCCTTCTCGCAGGTCTGCGTGACGGGCATCGACACCGTGTCGCCGGCCTTGCCGTCGGGCAGGGAGAACGAGAGCGAGAAGGTGTCGCGCTCGTCGGCGGGGAGCGGGGTCTTCGCGGTGTACGTGACGCTGGTGACGCGCTCGGCGGCGGCTTCGGCCTCGTCCTCGTCGGAACCGGCGGCGGAGCTCGGGGCCGTGTAGGGCTCGGTGGCCTTCGTGATGGTCCAGTTCGGGTTCACGGTCGGCGTGACCTCGATCACGGACTCGGGAACGTGGAACTGGAGCTTCGTGGTGGGGGAGCCGTCGCAGCCGTGCGGCACGGAGAACGTGACGGTGGTGTACGAGTTGACGGCGGTCGACGACGCTTCGGCCTCGACGTGGGCGCTGGCCGAGGCCGCGGTGCCGAGGACGATGGCGGCGGCGACGCCGAGGGTCACGACACCGCCGGTGGCGAGGCGCTTCTGCATGGTTCCTCCAGGAGCCGTTCTCTACAACTTGTAGAGAAACGCCCCTCACGCTACCAGGCCGACCACGCCCTGGGCGAACGCGGCCGGGGGTCCCCGACTGTGTCCCTGGTTGCGGTTAGGCTCGGTCCCACGACGACCTCGTGGACCGCACTGGCGGTGCACGTCGACCAGGGAAGGCCGAGAGCATGGCACGCATCGGAGAGAGCGCCGACCTCCTGAAGTGCTCCTTCTGTGGGAAGAGCCAGAAGCAGGTACAGCAGCTGATCGCCGGACCCGGCGTCTACATCTGCGACGAATGCGTCGAGCTCTGCAACGAGATCATCGAAGAGCGCCTTGCCGAAGCGGGCGAAGACACCGGCAGCGGCGAGTTCGACCTGCCGAAGCCGCGCGAGATCTTCGACTTCCTGCAGGAGTACGTCATCGGGCAGGACCCGGCCAAGCGCGCACTCGCGGTCGCCGTCTACAACCACTACAAGCGCATCCGGGCGCAGGGGCAGATCACCGCCGCCGAGGACCGCGACGACGTCGAGATCGCCAAGTCGAACATCCTGCTCATCGGCCCGACCGGCTGTGGCAAGACCTACCTGGCGCAGACCCTGGCCAAGCGACTCAACGTGCCGTTCGCCGTCGCGGACGCCACCGCCCTGACCGAGGCCGGGTACGTCGGTGAAGACGTCGAGAACATCCTGCTCAAGCTGATCCAGGCGGCCGACTACGACGTCAAGCGCGCCGAGACCGGCATCATCTACATCGACGAGGTCGACAAGATCGCGCGGAAGGCCGAGAACCCCTCGATCACCCGCGACGTCTCCGGCGAAGGCGTGCAGCAGGCGCTGCTCAAGATCCTCGAGGGCACGGTCGCCTCGGTCCCGCCGCAGGGCGGTCGGAAGCACCCGCACCAGGAGTTCATCCAGATCGACACGACGAACGTGCTGTTCATCGTCGCCGGGGCGTTCGCCGGGCTGGAAGAGATCGTCTCGTCGCGCGTCGGCAAGCACGGCATCGGCTTCGGTGCCCAGCTGCACAGCCCGACCGACCACCAGGACCTCTACTCCGAGGTCCTGCCGGAGGACCTGCACAAGTTCGGCCTGATCCCCGAGTTCATCGGTCGTCTGCCCGTCGTCACCACGGTGTCGAAGCTCGACCAGGCCGCGCTCATGCAGATCCTGACCGAGCCGAAGAACGCCCTGGTGCGCCAGTACCAGCGGATGTTCCAGATCGACGGCGTCGAGCTCGAGTTCGACCACGCGGCGCTCGAGGCGATCGCCGACCTGGCGGTGCTCCGCCAGACCGGTGCCCGCGGCCTCCGCGCGATCATGGAAGAGGTCCTCGGGCCGATCATGTTCGACGTCCCCTCGGACGACGACGTCGCCCGTGTGGTCGTCACCCGGGCGTCGGTGCTCGAGAACGCGGCGCCGACGATCGTGCCGCGGTCCGCACCGAAGCGCGTCGAGAAGTCCGCGTAGTCGAACGCACCCCGAACGCACAGCGCAACCCGAACGAACGAGCGCGCCCCGTCCTCGACGGGGCGCGCTGTTGCGTTCGGGGTCGTGGGGCCCGGGCGGCTACTCCAGGCCGCGGCGACGCAGCAGCGGTCCGACCTCGGCGTCGCGGCCGCGGAACTCACGGTAGGCCTCGAGCGGGTCCTTCGCGCCGCCGACGCCGAGCACCAGCCGCGCGAAGCGTCCACCGGCCTCGCGGGACAGTCCGCCGTGCTCGCGGAACCACTCCACGGTGTCGGCGTCGAGCACCTCGCTCCAGATGTACCCGTAGTAGCCGGCGTCGTACCCGCCGGAGAACGTGTGCGCGAAGTACGTCGACGAGTAGCGGGGCGGGACGGCCGGGGCGTCGATGCCGGCGGCGACCAGGGCCTCCCGTTCGAACGCCTCGACGTCGGTGACCGCAGCGGCCTCGGCGGCGGTGAGTCGGTGCCAGGCCTGGTCGAGCAGCGCGGCGGCGAGGTACTCGGTCGTGCCGAACCCCTCGTTGAACCCCTCGGAGTCGCTGAGCCCCAGGACGAGCTCGGGCGGCATCGACGCACCGGTCTCGTGGTGCTTGGCGTAGTTCGCCAGGACCGACGGCCACGTGACCCACATCTCGTTCACCTGCGACGGGAACTCGACGAAGTCGCGCTCGACGTTCGTGCCGGAGAACCGCGGGTACGTCGTCCGGGCGATCAGCCCGTGCAGGGCGTGGCCGAACTCGTGGAACAGGGTCTCGACCTCGTCCTGCGTCAGCAGGGTGGGCGAGCCGGCCGCGGGCTTCGGGACGTTGAGGTTGTTCACGACGACGGGCAGTGTGCCGAGCAGGTGCGACTGCTCGACGACGGGGTTCATCCACGCGCCACCGCGCTTGCCGTCGCGCGTGTACAGGTCGAGCAGGTAGAGCCCGACCGGGGCTTCCTGCTCGTCGACGACCTCGAAGACGCGGACCTCGTCGTTGTAGCCGTGCAGGTCCGGGCGCTCGGTGAACCGCAGGCCGTAGAGGGCGCCCGCCGCGTGGAAGACGCCGTCGCGCAGGACCCGGTCGGCCTCCAGGTACGGGCGGAGCGCGCTGCTGTCCGCGGCGAACTGTGATCCGCGGAGGACCTCGGTGGCGTACGCCCAGTCCCAGGACTCGACCTCGTACCCGACGGTGCGGGAGCGTGCCTCGCGTTCGTCGCGGGCGTTCCCGACGGCGGCGGTGACCAGGGAGGACAGGAGGCCCGCCACGGCTTCCGGGGTCCGTGCGGTCTCGTCCGCGGTGACGACCGACGCGTGGTCGCGGAAGCCCAGCAGTTCGGCACGCTCGGCGCGGAGGCGGACGATGCGCAGCAGGACGTTCCGGTTGTCGAAGGCGTTGCCACGACGGCCGCGCGAGAGCGAGGCTTCCATGATCCGCTGGCGCAGGCCACGGTCGGTGAGCGTCGCGAGCCACGGGTGTCCGGTGTAGAGCGGCAGGGTGACGAGCCAGCCGTCGAGACCACGGTCGGCGGCTGCACCAGCGGCGGCGGACTTCGCGCCGTCGTCGAGGCCGGCGAGTTCGGACACGTCGGTGACGTGCACCGCGGCGTCGTTGGTGTCCTCGAGCAGGTTCCGCTCGAAGGTCGTCGTGAGGGTCGACAGCTCCTGGTTGATCGCGGTCAGGCGTTCCTTGCCCGCGTCGTCGAGTCCGGCGCCGGCGAGGGTCATCTCGGTCAGCGTGCGTTCGGCGAGGCGGCGGTCCTCCTCCGAGCGGCCGGCGGTCGCATCGAGGGCGTCGTGCACGGCACGGACCCGTGCGTACAGGCGCCCGTCCAGGACGATGGCGTCGCGGTGGGCGGCGAGGAGCGGGGACAGCTCGGCCTCGAGGTCGCGCAGCTCGTCGGTGGAGTCGGCCGAGGTGACGGTGGAGAAGACCATCTCGACCCGCTGGAGCAGCTGCCCGGCACGTTCGAGCGCGACCAGGGTGTTCTCGAAGGTCGGCGGTTCCGGGTCGGTGGCGATCGCCTCGACCTCGGCACGGTGTTCGGCCATGCCCGCGTCGAAGGCCGGCCGGTAGTGCTCGGTCCGGACGTCGTCGAACGGGGGGAGGGCGTAGGGGAGGGTGCTCGGTCCATCGAACGGAGTGGCCATCGCCCCAACCTAGCGATGCGAGCGGCGGGCGGGTGACCGGACCGGCAGCGGGCGGGTGCCCGAACCGGTGCCGGGTCCGCCGGGCGCCGGGTCCGCCGGCCTCAGTGCGTCGCGGCGTCGATCAGCACGGCAGCCGCTCGGCGGGCGTGCACGGCCGCCTCGGTCGTCCCCGCGATGGCCGCGGTGGTCTGGGCCCCTTCGGCCAGCAGCGCGAGCTGTGCTGCGAGCTCCTCGGCGCGTTCGGCGTCCGGGACGGCCTGCGCCGTGATCCCGGCGACGAAGCGCTGGAACGAGTCCTTGTGCGCGCGGGCGATCTCGGCGATGGCGGGGGAGGTCGCGCCGAGCTCCCCGAACGCGTTGATGAAGCCGCAGCCGCGGAAGGTCTCGTCCCCGAACCAGGACTCGAGGAAGTCGTAGACGGCGAGCAGTTGCGCACGAGGGCCGTCGGCGGCGTCGACCGCGGCCCGGATGCCCTGCTCCCAGAAGTCGTGACGGCCGGCGAGGACGGCGGCGATGAGCTGCTCCTTGCCGGGGAACGCGGCGTAGAGCTTCTTCAGCGAGACTCCGGCGGTGGAGCGGATCTCGTCCATGCCGACCGCCTGGATGCCGCGCGTGTAGAAGAGCGCGTCCGCGGTCTCGACGATCCGTGCTGCCGTCTCGGGTTCGACCGTGCTCGTCGCCATGTCCATGCTCCGTCCACTCGGTGTCCACGACGACGGGGTTGCGTCGGGAACGATCGTTCTCTAGTGTAGGCGACACCACCGGAGAACGACCGTTCTCTGGACGGCCTCAGTGCACTTCACCAGGAGGAACACCATGGGATCCATCACCGTCGGGACCGAGAACAGCGTCGACATCGCGCTCCACTACGAGGACAAGGGCCAGGGTCAGCCCGTCGTCCTGATCCACGGCTTCCCCCTGGACGGCAACTCGTGGGAGGGCCAGGTGCCCCCGCTCCTCGACGCCGGGTACCGCGTCATCACCTACGACCGCCGCGGTTTCGGTCAGTCGTCGCAGCCCTCGACCGGCTACGACTACGACACCTTCGCCGACGACCTGCACACCGTCCTGACGACCCTCGACCTGCAGGACGTGATCCTGGTCGGCTTCTCGATGGGCACCGGCGAGATCGCCCGCTACATCGGTCGCCACGGTCAGGACCGGATCGCCAAGGTCGCGTTCCTGGCCTCGCTCGAGCCGTACCTGGCCGTCACCGACGACAACCCCGACGGTGCCGCCCCGATGTCCTTCTTCGAGGGTGTCTCCGCCGACGTCGCGAAGGACCGCTACGCGTACTTCACGTCCTTCTACGAGGGCTTCTTCAACCTCGACGAGAACCTCGGCCGCCGGATCTCCGAGGAGCAGGTGCGGAACGCCTGGAACGTCGCTGCCGGCTCCGGTGCGATCGCGTCCGTTGCCGCTCCGCTGACCTGGCCGACGGACTTCCGTCAGGACATCCCGAAGGTCACCGTGCCCGCGCTCATCGTGCACGGCACCGCGGACAACGTCCTGCCCATCGAGGCCACCGGGCGTCGCTTCACGAAGGCCCTGCCCGCCGCCCGCTACGTCGAGATCGAGGGCGCCCCTCACGGCCTCCTCACCACACACACCGCCGAGGTCAACGCGGTGCTGCTCTCCTGGCTCGCCGAGTCCTGATCCCTCGGCGATCCCGGTCCGGCGTCCGCGCCTGACCGGCTCCGGAACCGGCCTGGTGCCGCGGTGGTCCCGCGACGCCAGGCCGGTTCCGTCCGTTGATCTCCGGACGGGAGGCCCGGGTCGGCCCCGCCAGGTTGCCCGGCTCGCGCGGTCCGCGCGCCCGGCTCGCGCGGTCAGCGCGCGGTGGTGAACGCGACCCGGTCGGAGGTCGTCTCGTGACCGGACCGGTCGTACGCCAGGACGGCGACCTCGTAGTCGGTACCTGCGGTGAGGCGGTCGACGATGACCGACGCCTGGCGCGGGTTGCCGATGACGTGGGCGCGGATGAGCTCGCCGTCCTGGAAGAGCAGGACCTGGTGGCCGAGCAACTCGGGCGTGACCGGCGAGTTCCAGTTGACGATGACGCGGTCGGACTGCTCGGTGTTCACGTGGACGTCCGCCGGGGTGGCGGGCCCGGCGACCGACGGGTCGGCGGCCGTGGTGAACGAGACGGCTTCGGCGGCGCTGACGTTGTCGTCCGAGTCCCGAGCGGTGACGACGATCTCGTAGTCGCGGTCCGGGTCGAGGCGGTCGACGACCTGGCTCGTGCGGTGGGCGCCGGGTACGGGGTACTCGCGGATCACGTCGCCGTCGCGCAGGAGCGTCACGGTGTACAGGATGCCGGGGCCGTCGTCGGTGCTCGGGGTCCAGTTGACGGTCACCCGGTCGTGTGCGACGTCGGTGACGTGGACGTCGCCCGGCGTGGTCGGTGCCTGACCCTGGTCCTCGGCCGCCGAGCAGCCGCCGACCGCGGCGCCACCGAGGTCGCAGCCCTGGACGGTGAGGGCGCTCGACCCGTCACCGGCGATGCCGAACGAGACGTACTCGCTCATGCCCGCTGCCAGTGCGCCGTTCTTCGGCGTGAGCGTCACGCGGTCGCCGTCGACCTGTGCGTCCACGTTCCAGTCGGAGTGGTTCTCGAACGACCCGTTCGGCACCGAGAACGTCAGCTCCCAGTCCGACGCACCCGCGGTCGGGTTCGTGATGACGAACTGACCGCTGCTGTAGTGCTGGCTGCCGTCCCACATCTGGAGCTGGCCTGCGGTGCCGGTCGCGGCCTCCTGGGTCGGTGCGGCCGAGGCGACGGACGGGGCGAGCAGCGTGCACCCGATCATCGCGGCGGTCATCGCGGCGGTGGCGAGGGTGGAGGAGCGGAGGGACATCAGGATGCCTTTCGGAGGGGAACGTCCGCCGGAGCGGATCGTGTCCGCCGGTGCGGACGTCGACCATCGTGCAGCGTGCCCGGGCCGGCGGGGCGTCTCCGGAAGTCGACAGGAAACCATCGCTGCTGCTTGGTCTACACTCGATACGTGATATCCAACATGTCGACTGATGCGACGATCGATCGTCCGTTCCGCCCGCTCGAACGACTCGTCGAGACGCCGTCGGACCGCCTCCGTCGGATCGCGCGCATCGGCGCCGTCGTCCTGCCGGTGGCCGTCACCGGCTACAGCGTCTGGTACGACGCCCTCGCGGCTCAGGCTGCGCCGGACCTCCTGCAGGTGCTCGTGTTCGTCATCGGCGGGCTGTCGCTGTACGCCGTGCACCGCTGGCCGCTGCTGCCGACGGCAGTGGCCCCGATCGTCTGGGCGATGACGGGCTCGTGCTCGTTCGTCGTCGTCATGAGCGCCGTGGTCGCCGCGCGCCGGGGACGCGGCTGGTGGGTCGTCCTCGGCGTCTTCACCGTCCTGCACCCCCTCGGGCTGGTGCCGGACCCGTGCATGTTCCGGGCCGGCCACGTCGCGGTCCCCGCCGAGTCCGCGCCCCTCGTCGCCGTCGTGCTCCCCGCCCTGGTGGGTGGCGCCGTCGGTGAGGCGCGTCGGGTGGTCGGCGCCCGGGAGGAACGGCTCCGGCTGCAGGCCGCCGCCGCAGCCGCGCGGGCGGCCGACGTCGTTGCGCAGGAGCGGCTCCGCCTCAGCCGCGACCTGCACGACGTCGTGGGACAGGGGGTGAGCCGGATGACGCTCCACGCCACGGCGCTCGCTGCCCAGAGCGATGACGAAGCGACCCGTCGTCTCGCCACCCGCATCGCCGACAGCGGCGCCGGTCTGCTCGAGGACCTGCACTTCGTCGTCGGTCTGCTCCGGAACACCGAGGCGCAGTCAGGCACCCGCCAGCCCGCGGTGCCTGATGCCGCCACCCTCGCGACACCGTCCTGGCAGGAGTCCTTCGACGCGGCGCTCGAGGACGGTCAGGACGTCGTCCGCCGGGGACCCGCCGCCGGACCGCTCGCCCGGACCGCGGGGCTCGACACCCGGTGCGCCGCGGTCCTCGACGCGGTCGCCGCCGAGGCCCTGCACAACGCACGGAAGCACGCTCCGGGCAGCATGGTCGAGGTCACCGCAGCCCTGCTGCCGGACCGCCTGGAGGTGACCTTCCGGAACGCCGTCCCGTCGCGCTCCGATGCGGCCGGCGTCGCAGCGCGCGGCGGGCTCCCCGACGCCCGCCGGACCGGGGGCCACGGGCTGGCGGTCGCCGCCGAACGCGCGGCCGAGGTCGGCGGTCTCCTCCGACACATCCGGACGCCGGACGGCCGCTTCCGTCTCGACCTCGAGCTGCCCCGATGACCCGCGTGCTGCTGGTGGACGACGACGACGACATCCGGTCGAGCCTCCGGATCGTCATCGAGTCCGAGCCCGGGCTCGTCGTGGTGGCGCAGTGCAGCGACGGCGAGCGTGCCGTGGCCACAGCCCGGCGCCTCCGGTGCGACGTGGCCGTGGTCGACCTGCGGATGCCCGGCATGGACGGGATCGAGACGACCCGGCGGTTGCGCGAGTGTCCGGCAGCTCCGGCCGTCCTCGTCCTGACCGCGTTCGACGACGGCGACGACGTGCTCCGCGCCCTCGCGGCCGGCGCCTCCGGGTTCCTGCTCAAGGGCACACGCCCGCACGAACTTCCCGCCGCGATCGTGGACGTCGCCGCCGGACGGTGTGTGCTGGCACCCGCGGTCGCCGACGCCGTCGTCCGTCGTGCCGTGGCCCGCGACCACGAGGAGCAGCCGCTGCCGTTCGACGACCTTGGGGACCTCACCGACCGGGAACGCGAGCTCGTCGTCGCCGTGGGGGAGGGGCTGACGAACGCGCAGATCGCCGGGCGGCTCGGCGTCACCGCGACGTCGGCGAAGACCTACGTCTCCCGCGTCCTCGACAAGCTCGGCCTGCAGAACCGCACGCAGCTCGCCATCGCCGCACATCGCGCCGGTCTCGTCTGAGCCCGGCCGTCACCATTCGGAGACGTGGCTCGTGCCGGGGACGCCCGGACCATGGGAGGACCGTCCCGTCACACCGAGGAGTCCTGCCGATGTCGTCCCGTCCCCACCGCCGACCCCGTCCGCGCGCGCTGCCCGCACTGGCCTGCCTGCTCGCCGGGTCCGTCCTGTTCGCCGACCCGGCCGTCGCGCTGGACCGGGCAGCGCCCACGACCGCCGGCTCCGGCTCGGGCTCGGTCTCCGCCTCGCTCGAGCTGTCGGACGCGACCGCGTGGTACGCCGGCGGACAGTTCGTCGTCCGGAACACCGGTGAGACACCGGCCGGCTGGCAACTCCGGTTCCGGGTCACCGGTGGTGCCTTCGACAGCTGGGCGAGCTGGATGGCGGACACCGAGCAGCACGGCGACGAGGTCACCATCTCGGCGAAGCGCGGCCAGGAGCTCGCGCCCGGCGCCACCGCGAACCTGTCCTTCGGCATGACCGGCGACGGCTCGGTCGTCCCGGCGGTGCAGGCGTGCAGCATCGACGGCACCGACGTGGCCGGCTGCGCCCCGGACGACGACAGCGACGACGGCGAGGGCGGCAGCGGTCCGGAGGTCCCCGCCGAGGACACCGTCGCGCCGAGCACCGTGCCCGACTTCGCCGGCGACCCCGTCGACGCGCACACCGCTCGCCTCCGGTGGGCCGCGGCCACCGACGACCGCGGCGTCGACGGGTACGTCGTGACCCGTGCGGGTGCCGCCCCGACGCACCTGCCGGCGGACGCGCGGGAGGCCCGGATCGCCGACCTGCCCGACGGCACCGCCGTGCGGTTCACCATCAGCGCGGTCGACGCCGCCGGCAACACCGGTCCGGCGGCCACCACCACGGTCACGACCCCGGAGGCACCGACGCCCCCGCAGCACCTCGTCGTCGCGCCGTCCCACTCGGTGGTCCCGGTCCGTGCCCTCGGGGACGCCGAGGCCGCACGTCGTGCCGAGGGACGCTCGTACCGTCACTCGGCACACGAGCCCACCGGTCGTTCCGTCACCGCCGGCGACACCGTCACGATCACGGTCCCGGCGGGCGTCTCCGGGCTCTCCGCACGCTTCGGTCTGTACGGCGTGTACGCGGGCCTCAACGGCGGGAAGGACGTCGGCGTGCAGACGGTCCCGCTGCAGCCGGGCGTGAACCGCCTGACCGTGCCGAAGAGCGGGCCGGTCCACCTCCTCGACACCGCTGCCGAGGGCTCCCGGACCACGACCGTGCGCGTGGACGGCGGAGCCCCGATGGCGACCTTCGTCGAGGGCGAGACGACCGAGGCGCAGTTCGCCGAGCGGATGGCGTCGTCGACCGCGCCGATCGTCGAGCTCATCGGCGACGACGTCCTCGTGCAGGTGCAGAAGCCGATCGCCCAGCGTTGGCTGCTCGACCGGGGCATCCAGGTCGGCCCCCGCGTCCGGATGCTGGAGCGGTTCGTCGCGAAGACCGACGCCGTGTTCGGGCTCGACCGGGCCGCGACCGGGGCAGCACACCGGGCACCGCAGCGTGTCCTCGTCACCAACCCCGACACCGGGGGTGGCTACGCGAGCGCGTCCCACGACTGGATCCGCTTCCAGAA from Curtobacterium sp. MCLR17_032 encodes the following:
- a CDS encoding M60 family metallopeptidase, with the protein product MSSRPHRRPRPRALPALACLLAGSVLFADPAVALDRAAPTTAGSGSGSVSASLELSDATAWYAGGQFVVRNTGETPAGWQLRFRVTGGAFDSWASWMADTEQHGDEVTISAKRGQELAPGATANLSFGMTGDGSVVPAVQACSIDGTDVAGCAPDDDSDDGEGGSGPEVPAEDTVAPSTVPDFAGDPVDAHTARLRWAAATDDRGVDGYVVTRAGAAPTHLPADAREARIADLPDGTAVRFTISAVDAAGNTGPAATTTVTTPEAPTPPQHLVVAPSHSVVPVRALGDAEAARRAEGRSYRHSAHEPTGRSVTAGDTVTITVPAGVSGLSARFGLYGVYAGLNGGKDVGVQTVPLQPGVNRLTVPKSGPVHLLDTAAEGSRTTTVRVDGGAPMATFVEGETTEAQFAERMASSTAPIVELIGDDVLVQVQKPIAQRWLLDRGIQVGPRVRMLERFVAKTDAVFGLDRAATGAAHRAPQRVLVTNPDTGGGYASASHDWIRFQNDTGAMRDLLSKAPADQWAFWHEVGHTYQPDWMNWAGLGEVSVNVSALANQEHLTPGVNRLDDAATRKKAATFFALPQAERHFDRQDIWLRVLMFDQLRRAFGDDVYGRIAQQFRVDRALGATVPSTSDTAARKQQFALVASEVTDRDLTAFFDAWGLGLTDQTRAAMAERPDPAFDLTTNHDRRTDRLDHVVRHTVPTGAVQVTGTATYGQRTAGGALELTTIPGPDVTVGRTRLQTLAVGTGAGSAHVEFLAADGTPDVVRVPVDVRRGTMVQYRGLGDTVIAELVLDPASGTLWLHKAGGGTTAHGNFSTRYAGARVVEADGTTVTDGWLRGVETAGAFAARFGEVAVHDGQFLVLDHLEPGNRLLRWSADTALGRDTATRQAYRIEGGALVPVPVESVPKR